Proteins encoded by one window of Enterococcus faecalis:
- a CDS encoding LPXTG cell wall anchor domain-containing protein: MKKKRYLIIACLLFSPSFFINVEASDGGSSSVGIEFYQNPRTLAPKDAPPKTDAPAADPKEPAGPPQGDQRSGGSTQTTTTGSQLPRTGSKSQANLSILGLVLIGLVGMVQRKKGRHEAN, encoded by the coding sequence ATGAAAAAAAAGCGTTATTTAATAATTGCGTGTTTGCTATTTTCCCCTAGTTTTTTTATAAATGTTGAAGCGTCTGATGGTGGTTCTAGTTCGGTGGGGATTGAATTTTACCAAAATCCGAGAACACTCGCTCCTAAAGATGCCCCACCGAAAACAGATGCGCCAGCTGCTGATCCCAAGGAACCAGCTGGTCCTCCGCAAGGAGATCAACGAAGTGGTGGTTCGACACAGACCACCACAACTGGCTCGCAGCTCCCTCGTACAGGGAGCAAGAGTCAGGCAAATCTTAGCATCCTTGGTCTTGTCTTGATTGGTCTTGTCGGAATGGTCCAGAGAAAGAAGGGACGACATGAAGCAAACTAA
- a CDS encoding YktB family protein, which yields MLMFTEKEFAAFEVAGLDERMAVIRAQIQPIFQELDTYFAEQLAPELGTELFVHIAQHRRRTVYPPENTWSALSPNKRGYKMQPHFQLGIWGDYVFMWLSFIDNPKNEKQIAQAFLENQQLFQALPEDTYVSLDHTVPQITPLPETDLEKALTRFRDVKKGEFEIGRIIPKDSDLWQNPEKARAYMLATYQQLLPLYQLAVAQ from the coding sequence ATGTTGATGTTTACAGAAAAAGAATTCGCAGCCTTTGAAGTTGCTGGATTAGATGAACGAATGGCGGTTATCCGTGCGCAAATTCAACCTATTTTTCAAGAATTAGACACGTATTTTGCCGAACAACTAGCGCCTGAACTAGGAACGGAGTTGTTTGTCCATATTGCGCAACATCGCCGTCGCACCGTGTATCCACCAGAAAATACTTGGTCAGCACTTAGTCCGAATAAGCGCGGGTATAAAATGCAGCCGCATTTTCAATTAGGCATTTGGGGCGACTATGTGTTTATGTGGTTGTCATTCATTGATAATCCTAAAAATGAAAAGCAGATTGCGCAAGCCTTTTTAGAGAATCAGCAATTATTCCAAGCATTACCAGAAGATACGTATGTTTCCTTGGATCATACGGTTCCTCAAATTACTCCGCTGCCAGAAACGGATTTAGAGAAAGCCTTAACTCGTTTTAGAGATGTAAAAAAAGGTGAGTTTGAAATTGGGCGCATCATTCCCAAAGATAGTGACTTGTGGCAAAACCCTGAAAAAGCACGAGCTTATATGTTGGCAACCTATCAACAACTCCTGCCATTGTATCAATTAGCTGTTGCCCAATAA
- a CDS encoding GNAT family N-acetyltransferase has protein sequence MNYPLIFAENQRIETERLILRPVTLADAEDMYEYASDEETVRYVFLKNQTIAETRQNIAKFFMGEPLGKYGIEVKETGKMIGTIDLRVNETNNIGELGYVLNRAFWGNGYMPEAATALVELGFAKMKLMRIFALHDQDNPASGRVMEKIGFTYEGTLPNARISKGKIVTDVYRGMTLETWQNRQK, from the coding sequence ATGAATTATCCATTGATTTTTGCAGAAAACCAACGAATTGAAACCGAACGCTTGATTTTAAGACCTGTCACATTAGCCGATGCAGAAGATATGTACGAATATGCTTCAGATGAGGAAACGGTCCGCTATGTGTTTTTGAAAAATCAAACAATCGCTGAGACAAGACAAAACATTGCTAAATTTTTTATGGGGGAACCTTTAGGAAAATATGGGATCGAAGTGAAAGAAACAGGTAAAATGATTGGCACGATTGATTTGCGGGTCAATGAAACCAATAATATTGGAGAATTAGGCTATGTCTTGAACCGTGCCTTTTGGGGCAATGGCTACATGCCTGAAGCCGCGACGGCGTTAGTTGAACTGGGTTTTGCAAAAATGAAACTCATGAGAATCTTTGCTTTACATGATCAAGACAATCCAGCTTCTGGTCGTGTCATGGAGAAAATTGGTTTTACCTACGAAGGAACACTACCCAATGCTCGAATTAGTAAAGGGAAAATTGTCACAGATGTTTATCGTGGGATGACACTGGAAACATGGCAAAATCGACAAAAATAG
- the pepT gene encoding peptidase T gives MEKLVERFLTYVKVNTRSDANSQTTPTTVGQVVLAKMIETELHELGLADVHYNEQNGFLTARLPGNQPAAKSIGLIAHLDTADFSAENIRPQVITNYDGQDVLLNQEQGIVLSVAEFPNLKEYQGETLITTDGTTLLGADDKAGIVEILATVEYFLAHPEVARGDVWLAFGPDEEIGRGADQFDAPNFPVAFAYTIDSGRVGHFEYETFNAAQAVITIEGTSVHPGTAYGSLVNAIKLGEQLDQSLPQKEVPEQTRGNEGFYLLNKFTGSIEKAELVYIIRDHDQENFQARKQFLEKQVQRLNALADKPRLTITFQDQYYNMKEIIEKDWTPVELAVQAMESCDIEPIITPFRGGTDGSKISFMGIPTPNLFTGGENFHGQYEFITVESMAKAVQTIIAIIRLNAN, from the coding sequence ATGGAAAAATTAGTCGAACGATTTTTAACTTACGTGAAAGTTAACACCCGTTCAGATGCCAACAGTCAAACCACACCGACGACGGTCGGTCAAGTGGTTTTAGCCAAAATGATTGAAACAGAACTTCATGAATTAGGCTTGGCCGATGTGCATTATAACGAACAAAACGGCTTTTTAACGGCACGGTTGCCTGGTAACCAACCTGCAGCGAAGAGTATTGGGTTGATTGCACATCTGGATACGGCGGATTTTTCAGCAGAAAATATCCGTCCCCAAGTCATCACTAATTATGATGGCCAAGATGTCCTCTTGAATCAAGAACAAGGCATCGTTTTATCGGTTGCTGAATTTCCCAATTTAAAAGAGTATCAAGGGGAAACGTTGATTACTACAGACGGAACCACACTTTTAGGAGCAGATGACAAAGCGGGAATTGTCGAGATATTAGCTACTGTTGAGTATTTTTTGGCACATCCAGAAGTAGCGCGGGGGGATGTTTGGCTCGCCTTCGGTCCAGATGAAGAGATTGGACGCGGGGCCGATCAATTTGATGCGCCGAACTTCCCAGTCGCTTTTGCGTATACGATTGACAGTGGCCGCGTGGGGCATTTCGAGTATGAAACGTTTAACGCTGCTCAAGCTGTGATAACAATTGAGGGAACCAGTGTCCATCCGGGAACGGCCTATGGTTCGTTAGTAAATGCCATTAAATTAGGCGAACAACTTGATCAATCACTACCGCAAAAGGAAGTGCCAGAACAAACACGTGGAAATGAAGGATTTTATTTACTCAATAAATTTACAGGAAGTATTGAAAAAGCAGAACTTGTCTATATCATTCGGGATCATGATCAAGAAAACTTTCAAGCGAGAAAGCAATTTTTGGAAAAACAAGTCCAACGTTTAAATGCGCTGGCGGATAAACCCAGACTAACAATTACTTTCCAAGACCAATACTATAATATGAAGGAAATCATCGAAAAAGATTGGACTCCTGTAGAATTGGCCGTCCAAGCAATGGAAAGTTGTGACATTGAACCAATCATCACACCATTTCGTGGCGGGACAGATGGTTCTAAGATTTCTTTCATGGGCATTCCCACGCCTAATCTATTTACAGGTGGCGAGAATTTTCATGGGCAATATGAATTCATTACCGTTGAATCAATGGCCAAAGCTGTTCAGACGATCATTGCCATCATTCGCTTAAACGCCAATTAA
- a CDS encoding peptide ABC transporter substrate-binding protein: MKLGKKVVGLIATGFLLAACGGTKEAAEKVDSGNLAAEQKISISSPAPISTLDTTQTTDKNTFTMAQHLFEGLYRFDDDSATVPALAKDVKISDDGRKYHFTLREGIKWSNGEPITAQDFVYSWKKLVTPATIGPNAYLLDSVKNSFEIRNGEKSVDELGISAPNDKEFIVELKQAQPSFLAVVSIAWLAPQNQKFVEAQGKDYALDSEHLLYSGPFTLANWDATSDTWTLKKNPEYYDADQVKLEEVAVSTIKEDNTGINLYQANELDLVRINGQYVQQYQDDPGYVSHPDVANYFLDFNKKEGTPLANVHLRKAIGQAIDKEALTQSVLNDGSKPLNGLIPSKLYANPETDEDFRAYSGEYLKNDVKKAQAEWTKAQADVGKKVKLSLLAADTDQGKRIAEYVQSQLQENLPGLEITISSQPSNNVNQSRREKNYELSLSGWIAGSSELDSYFNLYAGESSYNYGNYHNAKYDQLVEDARTINANNPEKQFAEYKEAEDILLNQDAAQVPLYQSASNYLINPKLKGISYHLYGDYFHLRNAYLTE; this comes from the coding sequence ATGAAATTGGGGAAAAAAGTAGTAGGTTTGATTGCAACAGGGTTTCTTTTAGCCGCATGTGGCGGAACCAAAGAAGCGGCAGAGAAAGTAGATTCGGGAAATTTAGCAGCTGAACAAAAAATCAGTATTAGTTCACCTGCACCAATCTCAACATTGGATACAACACAAACAACAGATAAAAATACCTTTACAATGGCACAACATTTATTTGAAGGCCTTTATCGGTTTGATGATGATAGTGCCACGGTGCCAGCTCTAGCTAAAGATGTCAAGATTAGTGACGATGGGCGCAAGTACCACTTTACCTTGCGGGAGGGGATTAAGTGGAGCAATGGCGAGCCAATTACGGCCCAAGATTTTGTTTATTCTTGGAAAAAACTGGTGACACCAGCGACGATTGGACCGAATGCTTATTTACTAGACAGTGTTAAAAATAGTTTTGAAATACGCAACGGTGAAAAGTCAGTCGATGAATTAGGGATTTCAGCCCCTAATGACAAAGAATTCATTGTTGAATTAAAACAGGCCCAACCTTCCTTCTTAGCAGTCGTTTCGATTGCTTGGTTAGCGCCACAAAATCAAAAATTTGTCGAAGCGCAAGGCAAAGATTACGCCTTGGATAGTGAACATTTACTTTATAGCGGGCCATTTACGCTAGCCAATTGGGATGCGACTTCAGATACTTGGACATTGAAAAAAAATCCAGAATACTATGATGCGGATCAAGTGAAACTGGAAGAAGTTGCGGTTAGTACAATCAAAGAAGATAATACTGGGATTAACTTATATCAAGCGAATGAACTAGACTTAGTTCGCATTAACGGACAATATGTTCAACAATATCAAGATGATCCAGGCTATGTCAGTCATCCAGATGTGGCCAACTACTTCTTAGATTTCAACAAAAAAGAAGGAACGCCATTAGCGAATGTTCATTTACGAAAAGCGATTGGCCAAGCAATTGATAAAGAAGCCTTAACACAAAGTGTCTTAAACGATGGGTCAAAACCCCTCAACGGATTGATTCCAAGTAAACTTTATGCGAATCCAGAAACAGATGAAGATTTCCGAGCATACAGTGGCGAATATTTGAAAAATGACGTCAAAAAAGCTCAAGCTGAATGGACGAAAGCCCAAGCGGATGTCGGTAAAAAAGTGAAACTTTCATTGCTGGCGGCAGATACAGATCAAGGAAAACGAATTGCTGAATATGTTCAAAGTCAGTTGCAAGAAAATCTGCCAGGTTTAGAAATTACCATTTCATCGCAACCAAGTAATAATGTGAACCAATCGCGACGTGAAAAAAATTATGAGTTGTCTCTTTCAGGATGGATTGCCGGCAGTAGTGAATTAGACTCTTACTTTAACTTATATGCAGGAGAATCAAGTTACAATTATGGCAATTATCATAATGCCAAATACGACCAACTGGTAGAAGATGCACGAACGATTAATGCCAATAATCCAGAGAAACAGTTTGCAGAATACAAAGAAGCGGAAGACATCTTGTTGAACCAAGATGCTGCCCAAGTACCGCTGTATCAAAGTGCCTCAAATTATCTAATCAATCCTAAATTGAAAGGCATTAGTTATCACTTGTATGGGGATTATTTCCACTTGCGCAATGCTTATTTAACAGAATGA